Sequence from the Streptomyces mobaraensis NBRC 13819 = DSM 40847 genome:
CGGCAGCTCCGGGCCGTCAGCCGGCCCGACGCCATGCGCATCCTGGCCGCGTTGACCGCGCTCGGCGACGACCCGTACCGCGAGGACGCCGACGTCAAGAAGCTCAGCGGCCCGTCGGGGCTGTACCGGCTCCGGGTCGGCGGCTACCGGGTCGCCTACCGCGTCGACAACGGCGAACTCGTGATCCTCGTCGTCAAGGTAGGCGACCGGCGGGACGTCTACCGGAACCTGTAGCCCCCCTTACCTCACGCCTCTTCTGCCGTCTTCCAGGCGATCCCGTCCAGAATGTCGTGCTCGCTCACCACGACATCCTCCGCCCCAACCCGCTCCATCAAACACAGGAGCACCAGGGCCCCCGCCGCGATCACGTCCACCCGCCCCGGGTGCAGCACCGGGATCGCCGCCCGCTGCTCGTGGGTGGAGGAGAGGAGGCGGGACGTGACCTCGCGGACGCGGGTCAACGGGATCCGCGCGTGGTGGATGGCCGTCGAGTCGTACTCGGGGAGGCCGAGGGCGATGGCCGCCACCGTGGTGACCGAGCCGGCCAGGCCGACGAGCGTACGGGCCTCGCGCAGCGGAACCGTCTGCTCGGCGAGGTCGAGGGCGGCCTCGACGTCGGCCCGTATGGCGGCGATCCGCTCCGGCGACGGCGGGTCCACGACCACGCCGTCCGCGACCAGATGACGTTCCGTCATCCGCACGCAGCCGACGTCCACGCTGCGCGCCGCCCGTACCCGGTCGTCGCCGACGACGAACTCCGTGGAGCCGCCGCCGATGTCGACCACCAGGAAGGGACGGGCGAGGTCGGTGCGGCCGGTGAGTTCCTTGGTGGCGCCGGTGAAGGAGAACTCCGCCTCCAGGTCACCCGTGATCACCTCGGGCTCGACGCCCAGGATGTCCACGATCCCCGCCACGAACTCCGCGCGGTTCCGCACGTCACGGGACGCGGAGGTGGCGACGAACCGCACGCGCTCCGCGCCGTGCGCCCGGATCACCCCGGCGTATTCCCGGCACGCGGCGAACGTCCGTTCAAGCGCCTCCGGCGCGAACCGCCCGGTGCGGTCCACGCCCTGGCCGAGCCGGACGATCGTCATCCGCCGGTCGAGCTCCTTGAACCCGCCCGTCGCGGGGTCGAGGTCGGCGACGAGCAGACGGATCGAGTTCGTACCGCAGTCGATCGCGGCAACGCGGGTCATGCGTCCTCCCTATTCGGCGGTGTCGGAGCCGTCGGACGACGCCGGCGCGCCGCACGGCGTCACGCACGGCCCCTTGCGCCACCACTCCGGCAGCATCGCGATCGTCTCGTCACCCAGCGGGTTGACGCCGGGACCGGCCGCCAGCGAGTGCCCCACCAGCACGTGCAGGCACTTCACCCGGTCCGGCATACCGCCCGCGCTGGGGAAGCCCTCCAGCACCTCGATCGCGTCCCGCCGGCGGATGTAGTCCTCGTGCGCGGCGCGGTACGCGGCGGCCAGCTCCGGGTCGCTCTGCAGCCGAGCGCTCATCTCCTTCATCACGCCCTCGGCCTCCAGCGTGCCGATGGCGGAGGCCGCGCGCGGGCACGTCAGGTAGTACAGCGTCGGGAACGGCGTGCCGTCCTCCAGGCGCGGCGCGGTCTCGACGACGTCCGGGTTGCCGCAGGGGCAGCGGTGGGCGATCGCCCGCAGGCCGCGCGGGGGGCGGCCGAGCTGCTCCTTGAACGCGGCGATGTCCGCGTCGGTGGGCTGGGTGGGCTCGGTCTGGGGAGGAGGGGTTTCCATGTGCTCGCTCGGGTCGGAGTTTCGAAAGGGCGGGGGGTGGGAAGGGTGCGGCGGGTCAGCGATGGGCGTCCGAGGTGTCCACGCCGTCCCAGAGGTTGACGTACCACGGCCGGTCGGCGGCGCCCTGGTCGTGGCGGTGGCGCGCGTTGCCGCTGCCGTCCACCACCGTGTAGCCGGTCTCGCCGGGCCGGACGTAGTGCAGGTGCTCGCGCGCCAGCCGCTCCACGTACGCCGGGTCCTCCAGCCGCGCCTTCTCCTCGCGCAACCGCTTCACCTGCTCCTTGGCCTGCTCGGAGCGGTGCCGCTGGTCGTCGATGTCCGAACGCTGGGTGACCCACTGGCGCATGGGGTAGGCCAGGGCGACGATCAGCGAGCAGACGACCAGTGCCAGCAGCGCCGCGCGGCCGGTGAGCCGGCTGCGCCGCGGCGGACGGGTGCGCCGGGCCCGGGCGTCCGGCCCCTGGACCAGGACCGAACCGATCGCCTTGAGCCTGGTCGCGGTGGAGAACCGTTCCGCCGCCACATCGCCTCCCCGCTGCCGGCTTCACCGAAGCCGGAACGCATGCCAAAACCGTCCCCGGCCACGGTACGGGACCGTGGCCGGGGACGGGGTGAGGCGTGAGGCTTTGTCAGCCTCGCACGCGCACTACCGGGCGCGGGTTCAGCCCTGGCGGAAGCGCGGGAACGCGCTGCGGCCGGCGTACACCGCGGCGTCGTCGAGGATCTCCTCGATGCGCAGCAGCTGGTTGTACTTGGCGACGCGCTCGGAGCGGGCCGGGGCACCGGTCTTGATCTGGCCGCAGTTGGTGGCGACGGCCAGGTCGGCGATGGTGACGTCCTCGGTCTCGCCGGAGCGGTGGGACATCATGCACTTGAAGCCGTTGCGCTGGGCCAGCTCGACGGCGTCCAGGGTCTCGGTCAGCGAACCGATCTGGTTGACCTTGACCAGCAGGGCGTTGGCGGCGCCCTCCTCGATGCCGCGGGCGAGGCGCTCGGGGTTGGTGACGAACAGGTCGTCACCGACGAGCTGCACCGCGTCGCCGAGGCGCTCGGTGATGGTCTTCCAGCCGTCCCAGTCGTCCTCGAACAGCGGGTCCTCGATGGAGACCAGCGGGTACGCCTCGACGAGCTCGGCGTAGTAGTCGGTCATCTCGGCGGCGGTGCGGCTCTTGCCCTCGAAGGTGTAGACGCCGTCCTTGTAGAACTCGGACGCGGCGACGTCGAGCGCGAGCGCGATGTCCTGGCCGGGGGTGTAGCCGGCCTGCTTGACGGCCTCGAGGATGAGGTCCAGGGCCTCGCGGTTGGAGCCGAGGTTCGGGGCGAAGCCGCCCTCGTCGCCCAGGCCGGTGGAGAGGCCCTTGGCCTTGAGCACGGCCTTGAGGGTGTGGTAGACCTCGGTGCCCCAGCGCAGCGCCTCGGAGAAGGACTCGGCGCCGATCGGCGCGATCATGAACTCCTGGATGTCCACGTTGGAGTCGGCGTGCGAGCCGCCGTTCAGGATGTTCATCATCGGAACCGGCAGCAGGTGCGCGTTCGGGCCGCCGAGGTAGCGGAAGAGGGGGAGGTCCGACGCCTCGGAGGCGGCGTGCGCGACGGCCAGGGAGACGCCCAGGATGGCGTTGGCGCCCAGGGAGCCCTTGTTGTCGGTGGCGTCCAGGTCGAACATGGCCTGGTCGATCAGGCGCTGCTCGGTGGCGTCGTAGCCGACGAGCTCCGGGCCGATCTGCTCGATGACGGCCAGCACGGCCTTCTCGACGCCCTTGCCCAGGTAGCGGTTCTTGTCCCCGTCGCGGAGCTCGATGGCCTCGAAGGCACCGGTCGAGGCGCCGGACGGCACGGCGGCGCGGCCGGTGGAGCCGTCGTCGAGGCCGACCTCGACCTCGACCGTGGGGTTGCCTCGCGAGTCGAGGATCTCGCGAGCTACGACGACGTCGATGGACGGCACGAGGGTCTCCTTCGTGTGTGTCTGGGTACTCCAGCGTTCTGCAGCACGAGCCTAACGGGCGCCGGAGGGTCCACCTGCCCCCGGAGCGCCACCCCGCCGGAAAAATGGCACAAACGCCGAGATCAAGGGCGAATGGGCGAGCTGTTCGCTCAACGGGGAACCGGTGGGGGAACTCGGACGGCGCGGGCATGTCCGCCGGGCGTACGCCCCCGAGAATCGTCCGCGCCCGAAAACGTCCCCGCCCGGACACGGCGAAGCCCCGCTCCGATGCGCTCGGGGGGGGATCGAGCGCATAGGAGCGGGGCGGTTCCGCCGCGGACCGGGAAGGGTGCCCCGGGCCGGTGGTTCGGGTACTGCGGTGGGGTCGCGGCGGTACGGACGGCGGAACGCGCCGCCGTCCTGCCGCAGGGGCCCGGCCGTACGGCCGCGCCCCCGTGCGTCCCGTCAGCCTCAGCTGAGGTGCAGCTTCTGGCCGGGGAAGATGAGGTCGGCGCTCTCCACGATGTCCTTGTTGCGGTCGTAGAGCTTCTCCCAGCCGCCCTTGACCTTCTTGGCCTCGGCGATCTTGGCGAGGGTGTCGCCTTCCTTGACCTCGTACTCGCCGTCGCCGATCTTGACGGTCTTCGGCGCGGCGTGCTTCGGGGCGGCCGGCTTGGCGGCCGGCGCGGCCGGGGCCTCCTCGGCCTCCCGCTGGGGAGCGGCGTGCTTCGGAGCGGCCTTGCGCTCGCTGCGGTCGGCGTGGCTCTGGCCGGTCGCACGCTGGCCCGAGGCCGACTTGGAGACGACCTTGCCGGAGCCGGAGGTGTCGACGTCGGCCTTGGCGCCACCGGCCGTCAGGCCGCCGGCACCGGCGCAGCCCCAGGCACCGGGGCCCTGCATGGCGAGCAGCTTCTCGGCGACGGCGATCTGCTGGCCCTTGGAGGCCAGGTCGGCGCGCGGGGCGTAGGCGGTACCGCCCGCGGCGGCCCAGGACGACTGCGAGAACTGCAGGCCGCCGTAGTAGCCGTTGCCGGTGTTGATGTGCCAGTTGCCGCTGGACTCGCACTGGGCGACGCGCTCCCAGGTGTCCACGGAGGCGGCGTGGGCGGACGTGGCCATCATCAGCGGGGCGGCGACTGCGGCGCCGGTGACACCCGCGAGCGTGGCGATGCGGACGGCCTTGTTCGGACGACGGTGCTTGCCCTTGGACATGACTCGGTTTCCTCACCGGCGCCTACGAGGTGAGCTGTCGGGTTCGGGCGTGAGTTGCCCGGCCCGGTGGCTCGCGCTCACCAGGCTTCACCCCAAGCCGTCCCGGTACGTCGGTCGTTGACCGATGAACCGTTCCGGCGACCTACCGTGGTTCCCCCGCTCCTGCCTACGGCGCTTGCGCGACGACTCCCCCGGTCGCCGGCAGGATTCGGCGTGACGACCGTGGTGCTCGCGATGGCGAGCGATGACGACGGTAAGCACAGACGGCCGATGGGTTCAAACCCTCCTTTTCAGCCACCGTCTGTGCCCCCCACCCCGGGGAACTCACTGTTTCCGCAGGTGGGGATGGTTTCTTGGGTTTCTGACGAGCCGTCTCCGCGCGGATGTCAACGAGACCCATGTCTCACTTTCATCCGGAACGGACATTCGACGCGAACTCCCCCGCTACTTCTTCAGTTCGAGCTGCTGACCGGGGTGAATGAGGTCCGGATCGCCCCCGACGACCTTTTTGTTGTCCTGGTACACGCGGTGCCAGCCGCCCTCGACGCGGTGCTGCTCCGCGATCTCTGACAGGTTGTCACCGGGGCGCACGGTGTAGTCGTGCACGGCGGTTGCGTCCGCGCGCCCGCGCTCGGCGCCGCGCGACGCGCGCTCGTCGCCGGAACCGGACGGCTCCGCGCGGTGCTTGCCGGTCCCGGCGCCGTCCGCGCCGGCGCGCGTGCGCTCATCGGTGGTACCGGAGGCGGACGTTCCGGAGTCCGCTCCGCCGTCCCGCCCGGCCTTCTCCCCGTCGGTCGAGGAGCCCGTGGTGTAACCGTCCGGCTTGCGGTGCTTGCCACCGGCGGACGAATCGGTGGACGTGTCGCGGTTCCCGCCGGACGGCTTCTCGGGCTGCCCCGGCCTCCCTGAGGCGTCGGTGGTACCGGAGTCGCCGGTGCTGCCGGTCGCCGACCGGCCGGAGGAGGCGTCCTTGCCGGCGTCCTTGCCGGAGCCCTTCCCGGCGTCCTGGCCGGTGGCCGTCCCCGAGGTGCTTCCGGACGCCTTCTCGCCGGCCTTGCCGTCGGTCTTCTCGTCGGCCTTGTCGGACGACGCGTCCCGCGACCGGCCGGAGTCGGTCTTCCCGGAACTCCCGGACGTCCCGGATGTTCCGGACTTTCCGGAAGCCGGCGTGTGCGAGGACCCCTCGACGGCGTCGTGCGGCATCCCCGGGTTGACCTCGGGTGCCCGGCCGTCCTTGGCCAGGTCGGACTTCACCGCGCAGGCGGGCCAGGCGTACGGGCCGCGGGCGTCGAGGATCCGCTGGGCGACGGCGATCTGCTGGGCGCGGCTGGCCTGGTCGGGGCGCGGCGCGAACTCCGTCCCGCCGTACTGGTTCCACATGTCGGTGGTGAGCTGCAGTCCGCCGTAGAACCCGTTGCCCGTGTCCGCGCTCCACAGGCCGCCGCTCTCGCACTGGGCGACGCGGTCCCAGGTGGGGGCGTCCGCGGCGTCGGCGGTGGTGGCGCCGAGCAGGGGCATGGCGATCCCGGCACCCGCCACGCCCGCGGCGACGACCGCGGCGGGCAGTTGACGGGGACGACGATGTCGGCCTTTCCCGGAGAGCATGCGATCACCTCTCATATTGCTGCCGACCGGCTGCTGACCGCTGCCGATCGTGTGGCTGCTGAATATGACGGCAGAAGATAGCCACGGCCCTCAGGAGCCACAACCCACCGTGATCGACGCCAGGAGACGGTCAAGCGGAGTTGACGTATAGTCATGTGCCCGTCTGCCCGGGCTCCGGTGAGAAGGCCACGGGCAGCGTCCGCAGGCCCCGCATGATGAGCCCGCCGCGCCACCGCAGATCGTCCGGATCAGCGGAAAGCCGCAGGTCAGGGAGGCGCCGCAGCAGCGTCGCGAGCGCCGTCCGGCCTTCCAGCCGCGCCAGCGGCGCCCCGAGGCAGTAGTGGATGCCGTGCCCGTATCCGAGGTGCTGATTGTCACTGCGGGCGAGGTCGAGGGTGTCGGGCTCGGCGAACCGTTCCGGGTCGCGGTCGGCCGCCGCCAGGACGACGAGCACGGGGTCGCCCTCCGCGATCCGCTGACCGCCGATCGTCAGGTCCCGGGTGGCGAACCGCCAGGTGGCCAGCTCCACCGGGCCGTCGTACCGCAGCAGCTCCTCCACCCCGGTCTCCAGCAGGCTCTCGTCCCCCGCGGCCAGCGCGCGTTGCAGGCGCTCGCGCTCCCCGGGGTTGCGCAGCAGCGCGTACGTGCCGTTGCCGATGAGGTTGACAGTGGTCTCGAAGCCGGCGAAGAGCAGGATGAAGGCCATGGCGGCGGCCTCGTTCTCGGTGAGGTGCTCACCGTGGTCGCTCGCCCTGATCAGCCCGGAGATCAGGTCGTCGCCCAGGTCCTCGCGCTTGCGGTGGATCAGCTCGGCGAGGTACGTCCGCATCCGCTTCACCGAGCGGGCCACTCCGCCGCGCGGTCCGCCGCCGTGCCGGATCATCATCCCGGCCCAGTCCCGGAAGTCGTCCTGGTCCTCCGGCGGGACGCCGAGCATGTCGCAGATGGCGTAGATGGGGAGCGGGAACGCGAACTCGTGGATGAGGTCCGCCTCCCCGCGCGCCGCGAACCCGTCGATGAGCCGGTCCGTGAGCTCCTGCACGCGGGGCGCGAACTCCGCGACGCGCCGGGGCGTGAACGCCTTGGAGACCAGACGGCGGAGGCGGGTGTGGTCCGGGGGATCGATGTTGAGCAGATGCGTCATGAGGTTGGCGCTCCGCTCGCCCGGAATGCCCACCTTGCCCTTGCCGTGCGCGGCCTCGGAGTGGTGCACGGGGTTCTTCGACAACCGCTGGTCCGCCAGCGCCTGCCGCGCGTCGGCGTACCGGGTCACCAGCCATGCCTCCACCCCGCTCGGCAGCGCGGTCCGGTGCACGGGGGCGTGCTCGCGGAGCCAGGCGTACGCCGGGTAGGGGTCGCTCGCGAACTCCCAGGTGAAGAGGGGAGGCGTGGGGCCCTCGGCGGCGGGGTCGTGGTGGGCGTGGGCGTGGTCGTCGGCTTTGTCGTGCACGCTCCGACGCTACTAGGGGGCGCGAGGCGGGGGCTCGGCCCCGCCCGCCCACCTCTAGTGGTGACCGCCCCCGCCGCTGCCGAAGGCGCCGCTGCTCCCGGGGTTCCACTTCCGCCGTTCCTCGGTGAGCTCCTCCTCGTGGCTCCCGGGGTTCCGGAGCTCGTGCGGGAGGACGCGCTCCCCCGGCCCCTCGGTGCGCAGCGGGTCCGCCTCCCGGTGCTCGGTCACGTAGCCGACGGCGTCTTCGTTGTCCTCGTGACCCGGCCCGTGGTCCGGCGAGGACGGCCCCCGGTCGTACTCCTCGCGCGTCTGCCACGCGCCCTGCCGCCGCTGCGGCTGGCTCGGGGGCGGCGGTTCCTTGTCGCGCCACCGCCGCCCGTACACGAAGGCGAGGAGCAGCAGGGCGCCGACGCAGAGCCCGACGGCGAAGGGGGCGGCGCCGCCGACCCAGGCGGGCAGGGCGAGAACCATCTCATCGGTACGCATGCAGTCCGGTTACCCGGAGGGCGCCCGGTCAAGACCGTCACTGAGCCGAACGGGTGTGCACCTCGCCGCCGCGTACGAGCGGATGACGCGGACCTACGACGCGCCCCCTTCACCCGCGCCGTCCGCCTCTGCCTCCGCCTGCCGGATCGCGTCCCGGTACGTACGGGCGGCGGCCCGCAGCGCGGTCTCCGGCTCGACGCCCTCCGCCTCGGCCCGTACCGCCATGGCCAGCAGCGCGTACCCGACGCCCTCACCCGCCGGAAGGGGAACCTCCAGTCCCTCGGACCGGACCCGGGAGGCCAGCTTGGCGGCCAACGCGAGGGCCGGCTGCCCCAGCGGCACGCCCTCGGTCAGGGAGTCGCGGCGCTTCTCGGCGGCCTTGGTCCGCGTCCAGTGCGCCCTGACGTCCTCCGGAGTCTCCGCCTCCGCGTCCCCGAAGACATGGGGGTGCCGGTGGACCAGCTTCTCGACGATGGTCCCCGCCACGTCGTCGATCGCGAACGGCTCGTCGGGGTCGTCCTGGGCGATGCGCGCGTGGAAGACCACCTGGAGCAGCACGTCGCCGAGCTCCTCGCGGAGCGCCTCGCGGTCGCCCGTCTCGATGGCCTCGACGAGTTCGTACATCTCCTCCAGGCCGTACTTGCCCAGGTCCTCGTGGGTGCGGATGCCGCTCCACGGGCAGGCCACCCGAATCCGGTCCATGACCTGCACCAGGTCGAGGAGGCGGGCGCCCGGCAGGTCGTACGAACCGGGCAGCAGCTCCAGCGCCGGCATCCGCTGCCGGCCGGAACCGGCGAGCCGGGCCAGACCGTCGGTCAGGGCCGACTCCCCCGCCGCCGAGGTGATCACCACGACGGTCCGGCCGCCGGCCAGACAGTCGTCGACGAGCGCCCTGGCGTCGAAGGACTCCGCCGGGGCCTCGGTGGTGATCCCGGCCTCACCGAGGTAGGGCAGCAGCGGGTGGGCCGGGTCGGCGCACAGCACCCGGTCGGCGGCGTGCAGCGTCTGCCACGCCGGCCAGGACAGCAGTCCGGGCGCGACGCGGTGGCTGGTGGTGAGCAGGACGATCCGGCCGGCCGCCGGGGACGCAGAGTCGTTCACCCTGTCGAGCGTAGGGGACGGCGGGCGGGACGGACTCCGAGGGGCCCGCCGCCCGCATAGGGCTCGCTACGCCGGCTTCTCCGTAGCGGGCTCGCCCCACGGCTCCTACACCGGGCTCTCCGCGGCGGGCGGGGCGACGGGCCGCAGCCAGGGCTCCTGCAGCGGGCGGGCGGTGCCGCGTTTGGCGTCCCAGGCCCCGTACCGGGGGTTGATGTCGACGCGCAGTGCCTCGGAGGTCTTCATCAGCACGTCGTTGGTGCGCGCGGCGCCGAGCTTGCCGTCCAGTTTGGTGCGGACGAGGTCCATGGCGAGGGCCTGGTCGATCTGCGAGGGGGCGATACCCAGGGCCAGGAAGCGGGCGCGCACCGCCTCGGCGCCGCCGTTGGCCCGCTCGACCTGCGACCGCTCGTCCTGGAGCTCGCGGCGGGTGACGTCCACCCCGTTGTCGTGCCCGGCCTTCTCGATGATCCGGTACTGGACGAGGCGGATGAGGGTGTCCTGGCTGAGCCGTGCGCTGTTCGCCGTGAGCTGCTCGCCCTGCGGGGACGAGTCCTGTGCGTCGCGCACGTCCTTCACCTGGCTCTGGAGCTGCGCCACAGTGATCCGGTCGTCGCCCACGACGGCCGCGGCGCCGGGGTGCGGGGTGGACCCGCAGGCGGTGAGCAGGGGTGTCGCGGCCAACAGCCCGGCGGCGGCGGAGAGCGCGGTCCTTCGGCGGATCATGGAGCCTCCCGGCAGTGCTCGTGCGGCGGTACGGCGATCGACCTGGCGTTGATCGATGGTAGGGAGTCCGTGTGGCGGAGGCCACTGATTCGACCAACGATTCGCCGGCGTCCGGGATGCGCGGGGCTGGTGGGGCGAAAGTGACTGAAGGGGCCTCAGCTCTCCCCAGCGGCAGCCCGTTTCACGCCCGGACCTCTCCGAGCCAGCGGAGGGTGTGGCGGATCTCCGCGGGGAGCGGGTGGTGCGGCCCGTGCACCCGCTCGGCGTCGAAGAGCAGGGCCATCAACGTCTCGTGCGCGGCGTGGCGGTCGCCGAGCGACAGCAGGAGGTGGCCCGTGCGCCGGCGTATCTCGAACGCGGTCGCCAGGTCGTCCGGATCATGCTGGAAGTGCGGCAGCAGCGCGCGGTACTCGTCGAGCGCCCCCGCCGCCTCGCCCAGTTGCTCCAGGCACTGGGCGGCGTCGTACCGGAAGCGCAGCACTTGGCGGGCGGCCCGCGGGCCGGTCTCCGCGGCGTAGTCGTCCATCAG
This genomic interval carries:
- a CDS encoding Ppx/GppA phosphatase family protein encodes the protein MTRVAAIDCGTNSIRLLVADLDPATGGFKELDRRMTIVRLGQGVDRTGRFAPEALERTFAACREYAGVIRAHGAERVRFVATSASRDVRNRAEFVAGIVDILGVEPEVITGDLEAEFSFTGATKELTGRTDLARPFLVVDIGGGSTEFVVGDDRVRAARSVDVGCVRMTERHLVADGVVVDPPSPERIAAIRADVEAALDLAEQTVPLREARTLVGLAGSVTTVAAIALGLPEYDSTAIHHARIPLTRVREVTSRLLSSTHEQRAAIPVLHPGRVDVIAAGALVLLCLMERVGAEDVVVSEHDILDGIAWKTAEEA
- a CDS encoding DUF501 domain-containing protein, translating into METPPPQTEPTQPTDADIAAFKEQLGRPPRGLRAIAHRCPCGNPDVVETAPRLEDGTPFPTLYYLTCPRAASAIGTLEAEGVMKEMSARLQSDPELAAAYRAAHEDYIRRRDAIEVLEGFPSAGGMPDRVKCLHVLVGHSLAAGPGVNPLGDETIAMLPEWWRKGPCVTPCGAPASSDGSDTAE
- a CDS encoding FtsB family cell division protein, with the protein product MAAERFSTATRLKAIGSVLVQGPDARARRTRPPRRSRLTGRAALLALVVCSLIVALAYPMRQWVTQRSDIDDQRHRSEQAKEQVKRLREEKARLEDPAYVERLAREHLHYVRPGETGYTVVDGSGNARHRHDQGAADRPWYVNLWDGVDTSDAHR
- the eno gene encoding phosphopyruvate hydratase, encoding MPSIDVVVAREILDSRGNPTVEVEVGLDDGSTGRAAVPSGASTGAFEAIELRDGDKNRYLGKGVEKAVLAVIEQIGPELVGYDATEQRLIDQAMFDLDATDNKGSLGANAILGVSLAVAHAASEASDLPLFRYLGGPNAHLLPVPMMNILNGGSHADSNVDIQEFMIAPIGAESFSEALRWGTEVYHTLKAVLKAKGLSTGLGDEGGFAPNLGSNREALDLILEAVKQAGYTPGQDIALALDVAASEFYKDGVYTFEGKSRTAAEMTDYYAELVEAYPLVSIEDPLFEDDWDGWKTITERLGDAVQLVGDDLFVTNPERLARGIEEGAANALLVKVNQIGSLTETLDAVELAQRNGFKCMMSHRSGETEDVTIADLAVATNCGQIKTGAPARSERVAKYNQLLRIEEILDDAAVYAGRSAFPRFRQG
- a CDS encoding transglycosylase family protein, producing MSKGKHRRPNKAVRIATLAGVTGAAVAAPLMMATSAHAASVDTWERVAQCESSGNWHINTGNGYYGGLQFSQSSWAAAGGTAYAPRADLASKGQQIAVAEKLLAMQGPGAWGCAGAGGLTAGGAKADVDTSGSGKVVSKSASGQRATGQSHADRSERKAAPKHAAPQREAEEAPAAPAAKPAAPKHAAPKTVKIGDGEYEVKEGDTLAKIAEAKKVKGGWEKLYDRNKDIVESADLIFPGQKLHLS
- a CDS encoding transglycosylase family protein, whose translation is MLSGKGRHRRPRQLPAAVVAAGVAGAGIAMPLLGATTADAADAPTWDRVAQCESGGLWSADTGNGFYGGLQLTTDMWNQYGGTEFAPRPDQASRAQQIAVAQRILDARGPYAWPACAVKSDLAKDGRAPEVNPGMPHDAVEGSSHTPASGKSGTSGTSGSSGKTDSGRSRDASSDKADEKTDGKAGEKASGSTSGTATGQDAGKGSGKDAGKDASSGRSATGSTGDSGTTDASGRPGQPEKPSGGNRDTSTDSSAGGKHRKPDGYTTGSSTDGEKAGRDGGADSGTSASGTTDERTRAGADGAGTGKHRAEPSGSGDERASRGAERGRADATAVHDYTVRPGDNLSEIAEQHRVEGGWHRVYQDNKKVVGGDPDLIHPGQQLELKK
- a CDS encoding cytochrome P450 family protein, with the translated sequence MHDKADDHAHAHHDPAAEGPTPPLFTWEFASDPYPAYAWLREHAPVHRTALPSGVEAWLVTRYADARQALADQRLSKNPVHHSEAAHGKGKVGIPGERSANLMTHLLNIDPPDHTRLRRLVSKAFTPRRVAEFAPRVQELTDRLIDGFAARGEADLIHEFAFPLPIYAICDMLGVPPEDQDDFRDWAGMMIRHGGGPRGGVARSVKRMRTYLAELIHRKREDLGDDLISGLIRASDHGEHLTENEAAAMAFILLFAGFETTVNLIGNGTYALLRNPGERERLQRALAAGDESLLETGVEELLRYDGPVELATWRFATRDLTIGGQRIAEGDPVLVVLAAADRDPERFAEPDTLDLARSDNQHLGYGHGIHYCLGAPLARLEGRTALATLLRRLPDLRLSADPDDLRWRGGLIMRGLRTLPVAFSPEPGQTGT
- a CDS encoding DUF6479 family protein, whose product is MRTDEMVLALPAWVGGAAPFAVGLCVGALLLLAFVYGRRWRDKEPPPPSQPQRRQGAWQTREEYDRGPSSPDHGPGHEDNEDAVGYVTEHREADPLRTEGPGERVLPHELRNPGSHEEELTEERRKWNPGSSGAFGSGGGGHH
- a CDS encoding nucleoside triphosphate pyrophosphohydrolase, which encodes MNDSASPAAGRIVLLTTSHRVAPGLLSWPAWQTLHAADRVLCADPAHPLLPYLGEAGITTEAPAESFDARALVDDCLAGGRTVVVITSAAGESALTDGLARLAGSGRQRMPALELLPGSYDLPGARLLDLVQVMDRIRVACPWSGIRTHEDLGKYGLEEMYELVEAIETGDREALREELGDVLLQVVFHARIAQDDPDEPFAIDDVAGTIVEKLVHRHPHVFGDAEAETPEDVRAHWTRTKAAEKRRDSLTEGVPLGQPALALAAKLASRVRSEGLEVPLPAGEGVGYALLAMAVRAEAEGVEPETALRAAARTYRDAIRQAEAEADGAGEGGAS
- a CDS encoding SurA N-terminal domain-containing protein, whose amino-acid sequence is MIRRRTALSAAAGLLAATPLLTACGSTPHPGAAAVVGDDRITVAQLQSQVKDVRDAQDSSPQGEQLTANSARLSQDTLIRLVQYRIIEKAGHDNGVDVTRRELQDERSQVERANGGAEAVRARFLALGIAPSQIDQALAMDLVRTKLDGKLGAARTNDVLMKTSEALRVDINPRYGAWDAKRGTARPLQEPWLRPVAPPAAESPV